Proteins from a single region of Candidatus Acidiferrales bacterium:
- a CDS encoding DUF1998 domain-containing protein, translating into APGEAGQSMVVGQGQPQWFEPNLHLFDNYPGGIGFSKPLYDMHDELLKKTRELIAGCGCKDGCPSCVGPFGETGEGAKEVALAILDRLCAK; encoded by the coding sequence AGCACCGGGAGAGGCCGGCCAGAGTATGGTGGTTGGCCAAGGCCAGCCGCAGTGGTTCGAGCCGAACCTTCATCTTTTTGACAACTATCCGGGCGGCATTGGATTCAGCAAGCCGCTCTATGACATGCACGATGAGTTGCTTAAGAAGACACGCGAATTGATCGCCGGCTGCGGCTGCAAGGATGGATGCCCGTCGTGCGTGGGGCCGTTCGGGGAGACAGGCGAAGGCGCCAAGGAAGTCGCGCTGGCCATTTTGGATCGGTTATGCGCGAAATGA